One region of Chlorogloeopsis sp. ULAP01 genomic DNA includes:
- a CDS encoding FHA domain-containing protein, translated as MNSGSIEIQLFWQEPVTGEQREPRLRAPIAFGREFARMPAEHRGQPVTRMVLNHDQVSRFHALIEWEQGQLVANDQGSVNGIYVNGQRQTRAILNSGDLLQIGLYVISVNFAVPTTPSPPPQAPSRNSTIQFNPNTNLPDPTLPPQQPVTPVSSNFPPPVFQQQQISVQALHATGLPVEETEYLGVGAGLGSFVWIDLLRISGVSIDKIIALGIDKEPYARYKLLCQNSQIPLHERLRSNSDSCPDNIWGWPSYALREAWHDFTKGRLNNSVRHLWQVFAEPTFIETYTPRSGNVFDSIDREAKRIGWDKMYRFGRVLAIRKTDDGRYCLAYSRGRGNHAFLVCRYLHLATGYPALQFLPHLQVYRDKYEDFKSVVNAYEEHNHVYEQLERQGGRILIQGRGIVASRILQRVYEVRQKNPNISVLHLMRSPKPQGNKYGSSQRSVKHHIELQPFNWPKACWGGELREMLEKSPPDVRKELISNKVWGGTTTADRLDWQRITETGIAEGWYKIQFAVVTRVEQDARQHIITYIQDKDFGEIQLPAVDFIIDATGLDAKVKESPLLKDLVEHYNLPLNPMQRLAVANDFELVEMRNDKAKTYAAGTITFGGPYAAVDSFLGLQYAALCAVDSLAIARAPKLHRLDPVNSFRQWLKWVLNQSP; from the coding sequence ATGAATAGTGGTTCTATAGAAATTCAATTATTTTGGCAAGAACCAGTCACCGGAGAACAACGAGAACCAAGGTTGAGAGCACCAATTGCATTCGGTAGAGAATTTGCCAGAATGCCAGCTGAACATCGGGGGCAACCAGTTACCCGGATGGTGCTCAACCATGACCAAGTTTCCCGTTTTCATGCCTTAATTGAGTGGGAACAAGGTCAATTAGTGGCAAATGATCAAGGTAGTGTTAATGGCATTTACGTGAATGGTCAACGTCAAACACGAGCCATTCTGAATAGTGGGGATCTTTTACAAATAGGCCTTTATGTAATTTCTGTCAACTTTGCAGTTCCTACTACACCCAGCCCACCTCCACAAGCTCCTAGCAGAAATTCTACTATTCAATTCAACCCCAATACCAACCTCCCAGACCCCACCTTACCTCCACAGCAACCTGTGACACCAGTGAGTAGCAATTTCCCGCCTCCGGTGTTTCAACAACAACAAATTTCTGTACAAGCACTTCATGCTACAGGCTTACCAGTAGAGGAAACAGAATATCTCGGAGTTGGGGCTGGATTAGGTAGTTTTGTTTGGATAGATTTACTGAGAATAAGTGGTGTCTCTATTGACAAAATTATCGCATTAGGTATAGATAAAGAGCCATACGCCCGTTATAAGCTTCTATGTCAAAATTCCCAGATTCCTTTACACGAAAGATTACGCTCTAATTCTGACTCTTGTCCTGATAATATTTGGGGCTGGCCTAGTTATGCTTTGCGAGAAGCTTGGCACGACTTTACTAAAGGCAGGCTCAATAATTCTGTGAGGCATCTATGGCAAGTTTTTGCTGAACCTACCTTTATCGAAACTTATACGCCCCGTTCTGGTAATGTATTTGATTCTATAGACCGGGAGGCAAAGCGCATCGGCTGGGATAAAATGTATCGCTTCGGGCGAGTATTGGCTATTCGTAAAACCGATGATGGCAGGTATTGTCTAGCCTATTCACGCGGACGTGGCAATCATGCTTTTTTGGTATGTCGTTATTTACACTTAGCTACTGGTTATCCAGCACTTCAGTTTCTTCCCCATTTGCAAGTTTATCGGGACAAATACGAAGACTTTAAGTCGGTTGTAAATGCCTACGAAGAACACAATCATGTCTACGAGCAATTAGAACGCCAAGGTGGCAGAATTTTGATACAAGGACGGGGAATAGTTGCTTCTCGGATTTTGCAGCGCGTTTATGAGGTACGACAGAAGAATCCCAATATTTCTGTTTTGCACTTAATGCGATCGCCTAAACCCCAAGGCAACAAATACGGCAGTTCTCAACGTTCAGTCAAGCATCACATCGAATTGCAACCATTTAACTGGCCAAAAGCTTGTTGGGGTGGAGAATTGCGAGAAATGCTAGAAAAATCACCTCCAGATGTACGTAAAGAATTAATATCAAATAAAGTCTGGGGAGGAACTACTACCGCCGATCGCCTAGACTGGCAACGCATTACGGAAACTGGAATCGCAGAAGGTTGGTATAAAATTCAATTTGCCGTGGTGACAAGAGTAGAACAGGATGCCAGGCAGCATATCATCACTTACATTCAAGACAAAGACTTTGGCGAAATTCAACTTCCTGCTGTTGACTTTATTATTGATGCCACAGGCTTAGATGCCAAAGTAAAGGAAAGCCCTTTACTAAAGGATTTAGTTGAACATTACAATCTACCACTCAATCCCATGCAGCGTTTAGCAGTTGCAAACGATTTTGAGTTAGTAGAAATGCGGAATGACAAAGCTAAAACGTATGCTGCGGGAACGATTACCTTTGGTGGCCCCTATGCAGCAGTTGATAGCTTTTTGGGCTTGCAATATGCCGCTCTTTGTGCTGTGGATAGTCTTGCTATTGCCCGTGCGCCTAAACTGCATCGCTTAGATCCTGTAAATTCCTTCAGACAGTGGCTAAAGTGGGTATTGAATCAATCTCCTTAA
- a CDS encoding GDSL-type esterase/lipase family protein produces MQLSTRPTETQPLKIVALGDSLIYGFGDPEGGGWVERLRRQWMSPDRAGHVLYNLGVRGDRVQQVAQRLEVEFRHRGELRNQVPDLIILSVGVNDSARLGRENGRNYTDFAIFDVEISSLLEQAQQLCPVLFVGMVPVDEAKMPFLDCFYYNHADQFRYKEATRLACQKHGIPYLDIFQKWMERGENWRLRRLSNDGLHPNTLGYQALLEDVTNWEALETFQHKSYSH; encoded by the coding sequence ATGCAACTGTCTACAAGACCAACCGAAACTCAGCCTTTAAAGATTGTCGCACTGGGGGACAGTTTAATATACGGATTTGGCGATCCGGAAGGGGGCGGCTGGGTGGAGCGACTGCGGCGGCAGTGGATGTCGCCCGATCGCGCCGGTCATGTCCTTTATAATTTGGGTGTCAGGGGCGATCGCGTCCAGCAAGTCGCCCAAAGACTAGAAGTTGAATTTCGCCATCGGGGCGAACTCCGCAATCAAGTTCCCGATTTAATAATTCTCTCAGTCGGTGTGAACGACTCTGCGCGGCTAGGTCGTGAGAATGGACGCAATTACACAGACTTTGCCATTTTTGATGTCGAAATCTCTTCTCTGCTAGAACAAGCACAGCAACTGTGTCCAGTGCTATTTGTAGGTATGGTACCAGTTGACGAAGCAAAAATGCCATTCCTCGATTGCTTCTATTACAATCACGCCGATCAGTTTCGTTACAAAGAAGCGACTCGACTTGCTTGCCAAAAACACGGAATTCCCTATCTCGATATTTTTCAAAAATGGATGGAACGAGGAGAAAATTGGCGGTTAAGGCGTTTGAGTAATGACGGTCTTCACCCGAATACACTAGGCTATCAAGCTTTGTTAGAAGATGTTACCAATTGGGAAGCACTGGAAACTTTTCAACACAAGTCCTATTCCCATTAA